From Topomyia yanbarensis strain Yona2022 chromosome 1, ASM3024719v1, whole genome shotgun sequence, one genomic window encodes:
- the LOC131678207 gene encoding neuroglian isoform X2: protein MWTISRRGGGPALIVLVATLNVLAVQSLIHSPPRIIKQPPTDEMLFQVAQPGENDKPFIVECEAEGEPTPRYRWIKNGKKFEWQTYDDRMSQQPGRGTLVIKSPRDEDLGQYQCFAENEHGTATSNSVFVRKAELNSFKDETAKTVQVDEGSPFKMQCQPPDGWPRPNVYWLIQNMDGGISSINNSRMTLDPEGNLWFSNVTRDDQSDDFYYACAASSLFRNEYKIGNRVLLQVKQTGISAAQNKHHPQRQYVSRKNEVALRGKKIEMYCIYGGTPLPQVVWTKDGRPIQWNDKIQQNNYGKSLVIRHATFEDQGTYQCESSNGVGSAESYSIRLEVQAVPYFTVEPEIVNAAEDETAEFRCEATGVPKPKIIWVHNGKPIDQSPNNPRRIVTTNKIYFTKLEKGDTGNYGCNATNSLGYVYKDVYLNVLALAPEITEPPKLEYTVDRRNVTMTCRVFGAPKPEVKWIRNGRELTGGRYQILETGDLFIRGVEFSDAGEYTCNAINKLGEKSASGELVVKEHTKIIDEPQDYEVVAGTQATFRCNAVADSSLGLTIEWLTDGVPIDFETQPRFVMTNDYSLTISKTIELDTGVYTCLARTDLDEVNANATLTVYDRPNSPSLVGIECHQAVATITWKPNGDNRSPILHYTIEFNTSFTPDSWEISTKDVPATDFTYSVDMSPWANYTFRVIAINKVGPSLPSGHSDICTTQPSVPFKNPDNVEGQGTEPNNLLIKWTPMSEIEHNAPRFQYRVYWQLDTGVDNWNTEDIFDWQQSALLVRDQPTFQRYRIKVVAINELGEANVAPKEVIGYSGEDKPLEPPTNFTLIQVTAPTSAILSWNPVTEESVRGHFKGYKIQTWTDTDGEENLREVLVTADSKQALVTDFVPDSTNYARILAYNGRFNGPASTTLSFDTPEGVPNTIQSLDAIPLGSSAFLLKWKKPLQTNGKLTGYKIYYEEVKGTSFGPRMEREPHIHDPRITDAKLGKLKQGTKYRVHVVGTTKAGEGQDYYIEQKTASGISIPPDQPYFAWERQPNDNGRADIKVIWQPNLEGKPGSHFFVKYRIKGENQWLMTEPVLYENHHTVHGLDPDSNYEFRVVSVDGEYQTESLSQEVDTYGIEGPIKVPNENVATAGWFIGMMLAIAFLILLLIIICIVKRNRGGKYDVHDRELANGRNDYTEEGGFPEYSQPLDNKSQGRQSLSSQKVAPESDTDSMAEYGEGDTGGQFTEDGSFIGQYVPGKPPVSAQSTPQNPSLQGANAGMATYV from the exons ATACCGATGGATCAAAAACGGTAAAAAGTTTGAATGGCAAACATACGATGACCGCATGTCGCAGCAGCCGGGCCGCGGTACGTTGGTAATCAAGTCGCCTCGCGACGAAGATCTCGGTCAGTATCAGTGCTTCGCGGAGAACGAACACGGTACGGCGACGTCCAATTCGGTGTTTGTTCGCAAAGCCGAACTGAACTCGTTCAAGGATGAAACCGCCAAAACCGTCCAGGTGGATGAAGGTTCACCCTTCAAAATGCAATGTCAGCCTCCAGATGGTTGGCCGCGACCGAATGTGTACTGGTTGATTCAGAATATGGACGGTGGAATCAGCTCTATTAACAACTCTCGAATGACACTTGATCCGGAGGGAAATCTGTGGTTCTCGAACGTCACCCGCGATGATCAGTCGGATGACTTCTACTACGCTTGTGCAGCTTCTTCGCTGTTCCGAAACGAGTACAAAATCGGTAACCGTGTGTTGCTGCAAGTCAAACAAACAGGAATTTCCGCTGCTCAAAACAAACACCACCCGCAGCGACAATACGTGTCTCGAAAGAATGAAGTCGCATTACGGGGGAAGAAAATTGAAATGTACTGTATATATGGCGGAACGCCGTTACCTCAAGTGGTCTGGACCAAAGACGGGCGACCGATACAGTGGAACGATAagattcagcaaaacaattacgGCAAGTCACTGGTGATACGACATGCCACTTTCGAAGATCAAGGCACGTACCAGTGCGAATCGTCCAACGGTGTAGGCAGTGCCGAGTCCTATTCAATTCGGTTAGAAGTGCAAGCCGTACCATATTTCACCGTGGAACCGGAAATCGTAAATGCTGCCGAAGATGAGACGGCAGAGTTCCGCTGTGAAGCTACAGGTGTTCCAAAACCTAAAATCATCTGGGTTCACAACGGAAAACCGATCGACCAATCACCGAACAACCCTAGACGCATCGTTACTACTAACAAAATCTACTTCACGAAGTTGGAAAAAGGCGATACGG GTAACTACGGTTGTAACGCCACCAATTCGCTCGGCTACGTGTACAAGGACGTTTACTTGAACGTTTTGGCCCTAGCACCTGAAATTACCGAACCACCGAAGCTGGAATACACCGTAGATCGACGCAATGTAACCATGACCTGTCGTGTGTTTGGTGCCCCCAAGCCAGAAGTAAAATGGATTCGTAACGGACGTGAGCTTACCGGTGGACGGTATCAAATTCTCGAAACTGGTGATCTTTTCATACGAGGCGTTGAATTTTCCGATGCCGGAGAGTACACCTGTAATGCCATAAATAAACTTGGTGAAAAGTCTGCCAGTGGAGAACTGGTCGTAAAGGAACACACTAAGATCATTGACGAACCACAGGATTACGAAGTTGTAGCTGGCACGCAAGCAACGTTCCGGTGTAATGCTGTGGCGGATTCTTCTTTGGGTTTAACGATCGAATGGTTAACGGACGGAGTGCCGATTGACTTCGAAACACAGCCTCGATTTGTGATGACGAACGACTACTCTTTGACTATTTCGAAGACTATCGAACTGGATACGGGCGTGTATACCTGTTTGGCAAGAACCGACTTGGATGAGGTAAATGCTAATGCTACCTTGACTGTCTATGACAGGCCGAATAGTCCCTCCCTGGTAGGAATCGAGTGCCACCAGGCTGTGGCAACGATTACGTGGAAACCAAATGGCGATAATCGCTCACCTATTTTACATTATACCATCGAGTTCAACACTTCCTTCACACCGGACAGCTGGGAAATTTCCACCAAAGACGTTCCAGCTACTGATTTCACCTACAGTGTCGATATGAGTCCATGGGCCAACTATACATTCCGCGTGATTGCTATCAACAAAGTTGGCCCTTCGTTGCCATCCGGTCACAGTGATATCTGTACCACACAACCAAGTGTACCCTTCAAAAATCCCGATAACGTCGAAGGCCAGGGTACCGAACCGAACAATTTGCTTATCAAATGGACTCCAATGTCGGAAATCGAACATAACGCACCCAGATTCCAATACCGTGTCTACTGGCAGTTAGATACTGGAGTAGATAATTGGAATACAGAGGATATATTCGATTGGCAACAATCGGCATTGTTAGTGCGCGATCAACCAACATTCCAGCGCTATCGAATCAAAGTTGTCGCAATCAATGAACTCGGTGAAGCTAACGTTGCGCCCAAGGAAGTAATCGGGTATTCGGGTGAAGACAAACCTCTGGAACCACCAACCAACTTCACTCTGATCCAAGTTACAGCTCCCACTTCTGCAATTCTTAGCTGGAATCCAGTAACGGAAGAAAGCGTCCGTGGTCACTTTAAGGGCTACAAAATCCAAACATGGACCGACACCGATGGCGAAGAAAACTTACGGGAGGTACTCGTAACAGCGGATTCCAAACAAGCTCTAGTCACTGACTTTGTCCCAGATTCGACCAATTACGCCCGTATTCTGGCCTATAATGGACGGTTCAATGGTCCTGCTAGTACCACGCTGTCCTTCGATACTCCAGAGGGAGTTCCCAATACGATACAATCGTTGGATGCCATCCCGTTGGGATCATCCGCTTTCCTGCTTAAGTGGAAGAAACCACTTCAAACGAATGGTAAATTAACCGGTTATAAAATCTACTATGAAGAGGTCAAGGGCACCTCGTTCGGACCTCGAATGGAACGTGAACCACACATACATGATCCACGTATCACTGATGCTAAACTAGGCAAGCTGAAGCAGGGTACCAAGTACCGGGTGCATGTCGTTGGAACCACCAAAGCAGGAGAGGGACAAGA CTACTATATCGAACAAAAGACTGCCAGCGGAATCTCCATACCGCCAGACCAACCCTACTTTGCCTGGGAACGCCAGCCGAACGATAATGGCCGAGCTGACATTAAGGTCATTTGGCAGCCCAATTTGGAGGGCAAACCAGGATCGCATTTCTTTGTCAAGTACCGAATCAAGGGAGAAAACCAGTGGTTGATGACCGAACCGGTGCTATACGAAAACCACCACACCGTCCATGGGCTGGACCCGGACAGCAACTACGAGTTCCGGGTAGTTTCCGTTGATGGCGAGTACCAGACTGAGTCGCTCTCGCAGGAAGTGGACACATACGGAATTG AGGGTCCCATTAAAGTACCCAACGAAAATGTTGCAACCGCCGGTTGGTTCATCGGGATGATGCTTGCAATCGCTTTTCTGATACTGCTGCTAATCATCATCTGTATCGTTAAACGAAACCGAGGCGGCAAGTACGATGTGCACGACCGGGAACTGGCGAACGGACGAAACGATTATACCGAGGAGGGCGGGTTCCCCGAGTACTCGCAGCC CTTGGACAATAAAAGCCAGGGCCGACAATCACTGAGCTCGCAAAAAGTCGCACCGGAAAGTGATACTGATTCCATGGCGGAATATGGTGAAGGTGATACAG
- the LOC131678207 gene encoding neuroglian isoform X1, translated as MWTISRRGGGPALIVLVATLNVLAVQSLIHSPPRIIKQPPTDEMLFQVAQPGENDKPFIVECEAEGEPTPRYRWIKNGKKFEWQTYDDRMSQQPGRGTLVIKSPRDEDLGQYQCFAENEHGTATSNSVFVRKAELNSFKDETAKTVQVDEGSPFKMQCQPPDGWPRPNVYWLIQNMDGGISSINNSRMTLDPEGNLWFSNVTRDDQSDDFYYACAASSLFRNEYKIGNRVLLQVKQTGISAAQNKHHPQRQYVSRKNEVALRGKKIEMYCIYGGTPLPQVVWTKDGRPIQWNDKIQQNNYGKSLVIRHATFEDQGTYQCESSNGVGSAESYSIRLEVQAVPYFTVEPEIVNAAEDETAEFRCEATGVPKPKIIWVHNGKPIDQSPNNPRRIVTTNKIYFTKLEKGDTGNYGCNATNSLGYVYKDVYLNVLALAPEITEPPKLEYTVDRRNVTMTCRVFGAPKPEVKWIRNGRELTGGRYQILETGDLFIRGVEFSDAGEYTCNAINKLGEKSASGELVVKEHTKIIDEPQDYEVVAGTQATFRCNAVADSSLGLTIEWLTDGVPIDFETQPRFVMTNDYSLTISKTIELDTGVYTCLARTDLDEVNANATLTVYDRPNSPSLVGIECHQAVATITWKPNGDNRSPILHYTIEFNTSFTPDSWEISTKDVPATDFTYSVDMSPWANYTFRVIAINKVGPSLPSGHSDICTTQPSVPFKNPDNVEGQGTEPNNLLIKWTPMSEIEHNAPRFQYRVYWQLDTGVDNWNTEDIFDWQQSALLVRDQPTFQRYRIKVVAINELGEANVAPKEVIGYSGEDKPLEPPTNFTLIQVTAPTSAILSWNPVTEESVRGHFKGYKIQTWTDTDGEENLREVLVTADSKQALVTDFVPDSTNYARILAYNGRFNGPASTTLSFDTPEGVPNTIQSLDAIPLGSSAFLLKWKKPLQTNGKLTGYKIYYEEVKGTSFGPRMEREPHIHDPRITDAKLGKLKQGTKYRVHVVGTTKAGEGQDYYIEQKTASGISIPPDQPYFAWERQPNDNGRADIKVIWQPNLEGKPGSHFFVKYRIKGENQWLMTEPVLYENHHTVHGLDPDSNYEFRVVSVDGEYQTESLSQEVDTYGIEGPIKVPNENVATAGWFIGMMLAIAFLILLLIIICIVKRNRGGKYDVHDRELANGRNDYTEEGGFPEYSQPVLRDYSLDNKSQGRQSLSSQKVAPESDTDSMAEYGEGDTGGQFTEDGSFIGQYVPGKPPVSAQSTPQNPSLQGANAGMATYV; from the exons ATACCGATGGATCAAAAACGGTAAAAAGTTTGAATGGCAAACATACGATGACCGCATGTCGCAGCAGCCGGGCCGCGGTACGTTGGTAATCAAGTCGCCTCGCGACGAAGATCTCGGTCAGTATCAGTGCTTCGCGGAGAACGAACACGGTACGGCGACGTCCAATTCGGTGTTTGTTCGCAAAGCCGAACTGAACTCGTTCAAGGATGAAACCGCCAAAACCGTCCAGGTGGATGAAGGTTCACCCTTCAAAATGCAATGTCAGCCTCCAGATGGTTGGCCGCGACCGAATGTGTACTGGTTGATTCAGAATATGGACGGTGGAATCAGCTCTATTAACAACTCTCGAATGACACTTGATCCGGAGGGAAATCTGTGGTTCTCGAACGTCACCCGCGATGATCAGTCGGATGACTTCTACTACGCTTGTGCAGCTTCTTCGCTGTTCCGAAACGAGTACAAAATCGGTAACCGTGTGTTGCTGCAAGTCAAACAAACAGGAATTTCCGCTGCTCAAAACAAACACCACCCGCAGCGACAATACGTGTCTCGAAAGAATGAAGTCGCATTACGGGGGAAGAAAATTGAAATGTACTGTATATATGGCGGAACGCCGTTACCTCAAGTGGTCTGGACCAAAGACGGGCGACCGATACAGTGGAACGATAagattcagcaaaacaattacgGCAAGTCACTGGTGATACGACATGCCACTTTCGAAGATCAAGGCACGTACCAGTGCGAATCGTCCAACGGTGTAGGCAGTGCCGAGTCCTATTCAATTCGGTTAGAAGTGCAAGCCGTACCATATTTCACCGTGGAACCGGAAATCGTAAATGCTGCCGAAGATGAGACGGCAGAGTTCCGCTGTGAAGCTACAGGTGTTCCAAAACCTAAAATCATCTGGGTTCACAACGGAAAACCGATCGACCAATCACCGAACAACCCTAGACGCATCGTTACTACTAACAAAATCTACTTCACGAAGTTGGAAAAAGGCGATACGG GTAACTACGGTTGTAACGCCACCAATTCGCTCGGCTACGTGTACAAGGACGTTTACTTGAACGTTTTGGCCCTAGCACCTGAAATTACCGAACCACCGAAGCTGGAATACACCGTAGATCGACGCAATGTAACCATGACCTGTCGTGTGTTTGGTGCCCCCAAGCCAGAAGTAAAATGGATTCGTAACGGACGTGAGCTTACCGGTGGACGGTATCAAATTCTCGAAACTGGTGATCTTTTCATACGAGGCGTTGAATTTTCCGATGCCGGAGAGTACACCTGTAATGCCATAAATAAACTTGGTGAAAAGTCTGCCAGTGGAGAACTGGTCGTAAAGGAACACACTAAGATCATTGACGAACCACAGGATTACGAAGTTGTAGCTGGCACGCAAGCAACGTTCCGGTGTAATGCTGTGGCGGATTCTTCTTTGGGTTTAACGATCGAATGGTTAACGGACGGAGTGCCGATTGACTTCGAAACACAGCCTCGATTTGTGATGACGAACGACTACTCTTTGACTATTTCGAAGACTATCGAACTGGATACGGGCGTGTATACCTGTTTGGCAAGAACCGACTTGGATGAGGTAAATGCTAATGCTACCTTGACTGTCTATGACAGGCCGAATAGTCCCTCCCTGGTAGGAATCGAGTGCCACCAGGCTGTGGCAACGATTACGTGGAAACCAAATGGCGATAATCGCTCACCTATTTTACATTATACCATCGAGTTCAACACTTCCTTCACACCGGACAGCTGGGAAATTTCCACCAAAGACGTTCCAGCTACTGATTTCACCTACAGTGTCGATATGAGTCCATGGGCCAACTATACATTCCGCGTGATTGCTATCAACAAAGTTGGCCCTTCGTTGCCATCCGGTCACAGTGATATCTGTACCACACAACCAAGTGTACCCTTCAAAAATCCCGATAACGTCGAAGGCCAGGGTACCGAACCGAACAATTTGCTTATCAAATGGACTCCAATGTCGGAAATCGAACATAACGCACCCAGATTCCAATACCGTGTCTACTGGCAGTTAGATACTGGAGTAGATAATTGGAATACAGAGGATATATTCGATTGGCAACAATCGGCATTGTTAGTGCGCGATCAACCAACATTCCAGCGCTATCGAATCAAAGTTGTCGCAATCAATGAACTCGGTGAAGCTAACGTTGCGCCCAAGGAAGTAATCGGGTATTCGGGTGAAGACAAACCTCTGGAACCACCAACCAACTTCACTCTGATCCAAGTTACAGCTCCCACTTCTGCAATTCTTAGCTGGAATCCAGTAACGGAAGAAAGCGTCCGTGGTCACTTTAAGGGCTACAAAATCCAAACATGGACCGACACCGATGGCGAAGAAAACTTACGGGAGGTACTCGTAACAGCGGATTCCAAACAAGCTCTAGTCACTGACTTTGTCCCAGATTCGACCAATTACGCCCGTATTCTGGCCTATAATGGACGGTTCAATGGTCCTGCTAGTACCACGCTGTCCTTCGATACTCCAGAGGGAGTTCCCAATACGATACAATCGTTGGATGCCATCCCGTTGGGATCATCCGCTTTCCTGCTTAAGTGGAAGAAACCACTTCAAACGAATGGTAAATTAACCGGTTATAAAATCTACTATGAAGAGGTCAAGGGCACCTCGTTCGGACCTCGAATGGAACGTGAACCACACATACATGATCCACGTATCACTGATGCTAAACTAGGCAAGCTGAAGCAGGGTACCAAGTACCGGGTGCATGTCGTTGGAACCACCAAAGCAGGAGAGGGACAAGA CTACTATATCGAACAAAAGACTGCCAGCGGAATCTCCATACCGCCAGACCAACCCTACTTTGCCTGGGAACGCCAGCCGAACGATAATGGCCGAGCTGACATTAAGGTCATTTGGCAGCCCAATTTGGAGGGCAAACCAGGATCGCATTTCTTTGTCAAGTACCGAATCAAGGGAGAAAACCAGTGGTTGATGACCGAACCGGTGCTATACGAAAACCACCACACCGTCCATGGGCTGGACCCGGACAGCAACTACGAGTTCCGGGTAGTTTCCGTTGATGGCGAGTACCAGACTGAGTCGCTCTCGCAGGAAGTGGACACATACGGAATTG AGGGTCCCATTAAAGTACCCAACGAAAATGTTGCAACCGCCGGTTGGTTCATCGGGATGATGCTTGCAATCGCTTTTCTGATACTGCTGCTAATCATCATCTGTATCGTTAAACGAAACCGAGGCGGCAAGTACGATGTGCACGACCGGGAACTGGCGAACGGACGAAACGATTATACCGAGGAGGGCGGGTTCCCCGAGTACTCGCAGCC TGTTTTACGTGATTACAGCTTGGACAATAAAAGCCAGGGCCGACAATCACTGAGCTCGCAAAAAGTCGCACCGGAAAGTGATACTGATTCCATGGCGGAATATGGTGAAGGTGATACAG